TTGATATGTTCCGGCAGCGAAAGCAGTCGCAAAAAGTTTGCAATATGCGAACGGGATTTCCCTACCTTCATCGAAAGCTCTTCTTGCGTCAGTCCAAACTTTTCCATCAGCGCCTGGTAAGCGAGCGCAAGCTCGATGGCGTTTAAATCTTCTCGCTGCAGATTTTCAATTAGAGCAATCTCCATGACTTGCTGGTCGGAGAAGCTTCTCACGACAGCCGGGATCGTTGCATTGCCGCAAAACTGCGAAGCTCGAAAGCGCCGCTCCCCTGCAATGATTTCGTATCCTTTCAAAACGGATCGGACGATAATCGGTTGAATGACACCGTGCTGCTTAATCGATTCGGCCAGTTCCTTAATCGCATCGTCATCGAACGATTTCCGGGGCTGATAAGGATTCGGCCGAAGCTGTGAAAGCTGGATTTCAACGACTTTATCGTCGTCGTTTACCGATAAAGACGGAATCAGCGCATCAAGCCCTCTACCTAGCCGCTTGCTCATATGTAATCACTTCCTTCGCAAGTTCAAGATAAACCTCGGCCCCTTTAGATCTCGGGTCGTACGTAATAATCGATTGTCCATGCGAAGGCGCTTCACTCAGTCGCACATTCCGCGGAATTATCGTTTGATAAACCTTTTGCTGGAAATATTTCTTCACTTCTTCAATGACCTGTATTCCCAGATTGGTACGCGCATCGAACATGGTCAGCAATACGCCTTCAATTTGCAGTGATGTATTTAAATGCTTTTGAACAAGACGGACCGTGTTCAGCAGTTGGCTGAGGCCCTCAAGAGCGTAATATTCGCATTGAATCGGAATAATGACGGAATCCGATGCTGTTAAAGAATTAATCGTTAAAATACCGAGCGAAGGCGGACAATCGATTAATATGTAATCATATTGGTGTTTCACCAGTTCGAGCGATTTCTTAAGTCTACGTTCCCGTGAAATCGTAGGCACTAGTTCAATTTCCGCACCGGCAAGTTGGATCGTCGCTGGAATTAAATGAAGCCCTTCGATTTTGGTCGGCACCGTCGCATCCCTTGGATGAACGTCGTCAATAAGCACATCGTAAATGCACTGCTCAACGTCGGCTTTGTTGATCCCGATTCCGCTCGTCGTATTCCCCTGCGGATCAATATCGACCAGAAGCACTTTCCTGCCGAGCGAAGCCAGGCAGGCACCGAGATTGACAGACGTTGTCGTCTTTCCGACACCGCCCTTCTGATTCGTAATCGCAATTATTTTTGACAAACCGGTTCACCTCAAATGTAAACTTGATGATTATTCTTGGAAGTATGACTGAGTACAACAATGCTCGTTCTCCGATAAAGAGATTCTATTCTTTTAAAACCCAATCGATCAGCGACGGAAACATCGAAAAAGCGCGAAGTAAACAAATGCAGTAACGGCTGTTCCAGCTCTGCAATGAGCACGATAGTCCCGTACCAGCATTATAAGCAAGGGGATTATGGATGGTCTAAAAACGGGAAAAAGAATAACGGCTCTCGCCGTTCACTCAAATTCACTTCTCGTTCTTTTAGCAGTATTTTAGCCCGTTTCAGAAAAACAATGAATCTCTTCTATTATAATAGAAATCGATTCAAATTGCTCGTTCGCAAATTCATCCTTCTATCTCTCTATCTTTACCGCTTTGGAATATGAATGACAATTTCATAATGATCATCGCAATCTTTTTCATTGGTTTTGATTTTAAGTCCGGAACCCGAGACCATGTCGATGGATTGGCGAATCGTATTTAACGCCAGTCTCACATCTTTCGT
This genomic window from Paenibacillus humicola contains:
- a CDS encoding ParB/RepB/Spo0J family partition protein; the encoded protein is MSKRLGRGLDALIPSLSVNDDDKVVEIQLSQLRPNPYQPRKSFDDDAIKELAESIKQHGVIQPIIVRSVLKGYEIIAGERRFRASQFCGNATIPAVVRSFSDQQVMEIALIENLQREDLNAIELALAYQALMEKFGLTQEELSMKVGKSRSHIANFLRLLSLPEHIKENVSRGTLSMGHARALVGIKDERKRNELAEHAIDQEWSVRELEEEIQKLDQKTPLKVKPTAKKRDPYIEQLEESLRNQFKTTVKIKQQKDKGRIELLYYNKQDLERLLELLKQFA
- a CDS encoding ParA family protein, with protein sequence MSKIIAITNQKGGVGKTTTSVNLGACLASLGRKVLLVDIDPQGNTTSGIGINKADVEQCIYDVLIDDVHPRDATVPTKIEGLHLIPATIQLAGAEIELVPTISRERRLKKSLELVKHQYDYILIDCPPSLGILTINSLTASDSVIIPIQCEYYALEGLSQLLNTVRLVQKHLNTSLQIEGVLLTMFDARTNLGIQVIEEVKKYFQQKVYQTIIPRNVRLSEAPSHGQSIITYDPRSKGAEVYLELAKEVITYEQAAR